CGATAGCCTTAAGAAGCTAGGTAATAATGACAGAGAAGCGTCGATGCGACAGTTGAATATTAAATCAATCCGCCGTGCACCTGATTCCATCTTAAAAAAGAATGTAGATAAAGATGGCCTGTACGGTCCCATCCCTGACGCGCTAACCTTAACTAACGGCAAAAAGGTAACCACCGCAGCCATGTGGTGGAAACAACGCCGGCCTGAACTGGTAGAGTATTTTGATAGGGAGATTTACGGCCGTGTGCCTGCCAATACCCCAAAAGTAACCTGGAAGGTAGCCAATACCGAGCAAACCACGCATGGTGGTGTGCCGGTGATTGTTAAAACGATGGTTGGTCATGTAGATAACTCCAGCTACCCAAGTATCAACGTAGATATTCAGATGATTTTGACCATACCGGCCAATGCCAAAAAGCCTGTACCGGTAATGATGGAGTTAACTTTCCCTGAAGATTATAAGCAATTAGATCAAACACCCGGTGCCGAGCCAAGCTGGCAATTGCAAGTGCTAAATAAAGGTTGGGCCTACTGTATGTTTCTTCCGCCAAGTCTGCAGGCTGATAATGCCGCGGGACTTACCCAAGGCATCATTGGTTTGATGAACAAAGGGCAATACCGCAAACCTGATGATTGGGGCGGCTGCCGTGCCTGGGCCTGGGGTGCCAGTCGCGCATTAGATTATTTTGAGACCGATAAAATGCTGGACGCCAAACGTGTGGGATTGGAAGGGCATTCACGTTATGGTAAAACTGCATTGGTGGCTGCGGCTTATGATCCGCGTTTTGCTGTGGTTTACAGCAGTTCGTCTGGAGAGGGTGGGGCCAAGCTGCATCGTCATAATTTAGGCGAGCAGGTAGAAAATCTGGCCAGCGGCCCGTATTACTGGTTTGCCGGTAATTTTTTGAAATATGCCGGTCCGCTGCACACTACAGATCTGCCGGTTGACTCGCACGAACTGATTGATCTTATTGCCCCTCGGCCTGTATTTATAGGCGGCGGCGCCAATGGCGATGACTGGGCCGACCCAAAAGGGATGTTTATGGCAGAGGTTGCTGCCGGCCCGGTTTATAAGTTACTGGGTAAAAAAGATCTGGGTACTACTCAATACCCGGCGATAGACGAAGCGGTTGTTGGCGGCGATCTGGGTTTTCGCCTGCACCACGGCGGCCACACGCCAGCACTCAACTGGGCTACATTTATTGAGTTTGCCTCGAAGTACTGGAAATAGTACTGGACAGGATACCATATAATAGTATAGAAGGACACAGAGGCAAGCACGCCCTGTGTCCTTTTTGTTTATGGCAGAATTATAATTCTCTGTTCGTGGTGATTAAAAAACTTTCCGACTCTTCACCAGTACAGTTAACGGTTCACCTTAAAAACAGTTGTTAAATTATAGGCAAAGTGTATTTAATTGCCGGTTTATAATTTTTATCAAATTTTGATATAAAGGCGTAACGAGGGCCATCTTATTTTATTATAAGGCGGCCTTTTTTGCGATTAAGTACAAAATGATGCGGATTTGTTTAACAATGAGGCAAATAATAACTGTCCTGATTACATAAACATGACAGAACAGGATAGTGATTTTCAGGCTTAGTGTTAATTTTACTAAACCAAGATTAAGGAAAAGTTGTATCTTACTGTTGATACAAGCTTGATCATAACCAATTATATAACCAATTAAATAAACCTGATGATTAGATTTTTACATCCAATTAAAAGCATCACGCGTACTTCGTAGATTTTTAAAGCCAGCGCTTTAAACTATTTGTGGTTTCTCCCGCCGCACTTAAGGGCATTTCTATGCTCAGGGGAATTGTTTTGCTTAAAGTTTCTTAAATAACTCAATCTATGTATAAATTTTTAAAAAATTTATCCTGTTTGCTATGTCTTTTGG
This region of Mucilaginibacter yixingensis genomic DNA includes:
- a CDS encoding acetylxylan esterase, coding for MRSTACSILLLCAVTQGVFAQTTDKAKADSLKKLGNNDREASMRQLNIKSIRRAPDSILKKNVDKDGLYGPIPDALTLTNGKKVTTAAMWWKQRRPELVEYFDREIYGRVPANTPKVTWKVANTEQTTHGGVPVIVKTMVGHVDNSSYPSINVDIQMILTIPANAKKPVPVMMELTFPEDYKQLDQTPGAEPSWQLQVLNKGWAYCMFLPPSLQADNAAGLTQGIIGLMNKGQYRKPDDWGGCRAWAWGASRALDYFETDKMLDAKRVGLEGHSRYGKTALVAAAYDPRFAVVYSSSSGEGGAKLHRHNLGEQVENLASGPYYWFAGNFLKYAGPLHTTDLPVDSHELIDLIAPRPVFIGGGANGDDWADPKGMFMAEVAAGPVYKLLGKKDLGTTQYPAIDEAVVGGDLGFRLHHGGHTPALNWATFIEFASKYWK